The Opitutales bacterium ASA1 genome window below encodes:
- the fmt gene encoding methionyl-tRNA formyltransferase: MATRLIFMGSDAIALPALEWIVGEGHDTAELVAVYTQPDRPHGRGQKALPNAIKTWALARGLPVLQPERLGAEAFAQFTALAPDAVLVMAYGHILRQQWIDAPRFSIWNLHASLLPRYRGASPIQGAIVNGDDASGVCLMRIVRELDAGPVLDRESVPIEPCDTGADLEAKLAACCVPLLRRSLSRALVSEPAVVEQEHAAATFTRRLRKEDGRIDWTAPAAIVARRINGLFPWPSVAIELAGTSVRVGLAEVEQTAEPMPGVAGEVLPASGGGVDALRVRAGDGGVVRLLRLQRPGGRMLPAAEFLRGLPVAAGSVIPSAPMPELVAAQPWKG, encoded by the coding sequence ATGGCCACCAGACTGATCTTCATGGGCTCCGACGCGATCGCGTTGCCCGCGCTCGAATGGATCGTGGGCGAGGGGCACGACACGGCCGAACTCGTTGCCGTCTACACGCAGCCCGATCGTCCGCACGGGCGGGGCCAGAAGGCGCTGCCCAACGCGATCAAGACCTGGGCGCTCGCGCGCGGTCTGCCGGTGCTCCAACCGGAGCGGCTCGGTGCGGAGGCGTTCGCGCAATTCACCGCGCTCGCGCCGGACGCCGTGCTCGTCATGGCCTACGGGCACATCCTGCGGCAGCAGTGGATCGATGCGCCGCGCTTCTCCATCTGGAATCTCCACGCCTCGCTCCTCCCGCGTTATCGCGGAGCATCGCCGATCCAGGGCGCGATCGTAAACGGCGACGATGCGTCCGGCGTGTGCCTCATGCGCATCGTGCGCGAACTCGACGCCGGGCCCGTGCTCGATCGCGAGTCCGTGCCGATCGAGCCGTGCGACACGGGGGCCGATCTCGAGGCGAAACTCGCGGCCTGTTGCGTGCCGTTGTTACGGCGGAGCCTTTCGCGCGCGCTCGTGTCGGAGCCCGCCGTGGTGGAACAAGAACATGCGGCGGCCACGTTCACGCGGAGACTGCGGAAGGAAGACGGTCGGATCGACTGGACCGCCCCGGCCGCGATCGTGGCGCGCCGGATCAACGGACTGTTCCCGTGGCCCAGCGTCGCGATCGAACTCGCCGGAACGTCCGTGCGCGTCGGCCTCGCCGAGGTGGAGCAAACGGCGGAGCCGATGCCGGGCGTCGCGGGCGAAGTGCTCCCGGCGAGCGGGGGAGGTGTCGACGCCTTGCGTGTGCGTGCGGGCGACGGTGGCGTCGTACGGTTGTTACGGCTCCAGCGACCGGGCGGCCGGATGTTGCCGGCGGCCGAGTTTCTCCGCGGTCTGCCGGTCGCGGCGGGCTCCGTGATCCCGTCCGCACCGATGCCGGAACTCGTCGCCGCGCAACCTTGGAAAGGATGA
- a CDS encoding arsenite methyltransferase — protein sequence MTQDTATESLRQDNVREAVRERYASIALRDSDASGCGCTPTCCSSASEDATTQLDETAYAEQLGYSANDTTAVPAGSNLGLGCGNPIAIASIRAGETVVDLGSGAGFDCFLAANQLAGTGRVIGVDMTPAMISKARRNAARSGHANVEFRLGEIEALPIADGTADLIISNCVINLSPDKPRVFREAFRALKPGGRLSISDVVARAPIPASMREDFEQVTRCIAGAETIDDIRTWLAEAGFVDVRIAPREDSRKVIDTWMDGMRLGDIIVSALIEARKP from the coding sequence ATGACACAAGACACCGCCACCGAGTCCCTGCGCCAAGACAACGTCCGCGAAGCCGTCCGTGAACGCTACGCCTCCATCGCCCTGCGCGACTCCGACGCATCCGGCTGCGGCTGCACCCCTACCTGCTGCTCGTCGGCCTCCGAGGACGCGACCACGCAGCTCGACGAAACCGCCTACGCCGAACAACTCGGCTACTCCGCCAACGACACGACCGCCGTCCCCGCCGGTTCTAATCTAGGCCTCGGATGCGGCAACCCGATCGCCATCGCCTCCATTCGTGCCGGTGAGACCGTCGTCGACCTCGGCAGCGGAGCGGGATTCGACTGCTTTCTCGCCGCCAACCAACTCGCCGGCACGGGCCGTGTGATCGGCGTCGACATGACACCCGCCATGATTTCCAAGGCGCGTCGCAACGCCGCCCGGTCCGGCCACGCCAACGTCGAATTCCGTCTCGGCGAGATCGAGGCCCTTCCCATCGCCGACGGCACCGCCGACCTGATCATCTCCAACTGCGTGATCAATCTCTCGCCCGACAAACCGCGCGTGTTTCGCGAAGCGTTTCGTGCCCTGAAACCCGGCGGTCGTCTCTCGATCTCCGATGTCGTCGCCCGAGCCCCGATCCCCGCGTCGATGCGCGAGGACTTCGAGCAAGTCACCCGCTGCATCGCCGGAGCCGAGACGATCGACGACATCCGCACTTGGCTCGCCGAGGCCGGATTCGTGGACGTGCGCATCGCGCCCCGCGAGGACTCGCGTAAAGTCATCGACACCTGGATGGACGGCATGCGCCTCGGCGACATCATCGTCTCCGCGTTGATCGAAGCGCGCAAACCATGA